The Oleidesulfovibrio alaskensis DSM 16109 genome has a segment encoding these proteins:
- a CDS encoding amino acid permease — protein sequence MLDSRHSGAACIVAGTAIGAGMLGLPMVIGPMGFLPGTLLMAVVWAMALFSALLLLEVNLKIGAGKNFNNMAREVLGRGGQIVATGSMAFLLYALLVAYLTGVGGLVARTGGALGMAVTPQAGSLLFAVAGGVVVLIGTALVVRVNKALFYGMLVAMVVAFASLVPGVDVANLTTAAPREKLVLACLPVLFTSFGFHTGIPSIVRFLRSDARSLRRVILVGTALPVICYFLWLMVSLGGMPAADISRMGGNVDTLVSALAGSSAWLGSVLSAFAALALITSFLGVALALFDLLAETFRLSDSVLHRTVTAVLVFAPPVTAALLSPGRFIQALAHAGAALTILAVFLPCAMAWKLRRDKVQASYQVAGGTAALVVTSAFGLLVVSASYL from the coding sequence ATGTTGGATTCCAGACATTCCGGCGCGGCCTGTATTGTGGCGGGCACCGCCATAGGGGCGGGCATGCTGGGGCTGCCCATGGTTATCGGTCCCATGGGCTTTCTGCCGGGAACATTGCTTATGGCCGTGGTATGGGCCATGGCGCTTTTTTCCGCGCTGCTTCTGCTTGAAGTGAATCTGAAAATAGGCGCCGGAAAAAATTTCAATAATATGGCCCGCGAAGTGCTGGGCCGCGGCGGGCAGATAGTGGCCACGGGCAGCATGGCTTTTTTGCTGTATGCGCTGCTGGTAGCCTATCTGACCGGTGTGGGCGGTCTTGTGGCACGTACCGGCGGCGCGCTGGGCATGGCCGTCACTCCGCAGGCCGGCAGTCTGCTTTTTGCAGTGGCCGGCGGTGTGGTGGTGCTTATCGGCACGGCGCTTGTGGTCAGAGTCAATAAAGCGCTTTTCTACGGTATGCTTGTGGCCATGGTTGTGGCTTTTGCCAGCCTTGTGCCGGGGGTGGATGTGGCGAACCTGACCACGGCGGCCCCCCGCGAAAAGCTGGTACTGGCCTGCCTGCCCGTGCTGTTTACGTCTTTCGGGTTTCATACGGGCATACCGAGCATCGTCCGTTTTTTGCGCAGCGATGCCCGCAGCCTGCGAAGAGTCATTCTGGTGGGTACGGCGTTGCCCGTCATCTGTTACTTTCTGTGGCTTATGGTGTCGCTGGGAGGTATGCCCGCTGCGGACATCAGCCGTATGGGCGGTAATGTGGACACGCTTGTTTCCGCCCTTGCCGGCAGTTCGGCATGGCTCGGATCGGTACTGTCCGCTTTTGCCGCTCTGGCGCTGATCACATCGTTTCTCGGGGTGGCGCTGGCACTGTTTGACCTTCTGGCCGAAACATTCCGGCTTAGCGATTCTGTGCTGCACCGGACGGTTACGGCAGTGCTGGTGTTTGCCCCGCCGGTGACTGCCGCGCTATTGTCGCCGGGCAGATTCATTCAGGCACTGGCCCATGCGGGCGCCGCGTTGACCATCCTTGCGGTGTTTCTGCCCTGTGCCATGGCATGGAAGCTGCGGCGCGACAAAGTGCAGGCGTCCTATCAGGTGGCGGGCGGTACCGCCGCGCTTGTGGTGACCTCTGCTTTCGGTTTGCTGGTGGTTTCGGCAAGCTATCTGTAA
- a CDS encoding YceI family protein: MKRLLLALLLVLVASSAQAAVWKVDTDHSAVHFSIQHMMIAQVRGAFHDISGSVTFDGAVPSAFDITVEVDSLDTGVDKRDDHLESADFFDEQRFPLIRFVSTAVTPSGEGYEVTGNLTLKGVTRPVTFMLGGLDRSITDPWGNVRRGGVATLTIDRRDYDVRWNAPLDGGGLLIGNDVDIIVDFEVLEPR, from the coding sequence ATGAAACGTCTTCTGCTTGCTCTGCTGTTGGTGCTTGTTGCGTCCTCTGCGCAGGCCGCTGTGTGGAAGGTGGATACAGATCATTCCGCCGTGCATTTCAGCATACAGCATATGATGATAGCGCAGGTGCGCGGCGCGTTTCACGACATCAGCGGTTCTGTGACGTTCGACGGCGCAGTGCCGTCCGCCTTTGACATCACTGTAGAAGTGGACAGCCTTGATACCGGCGTGGACAAACGGGACGATCATCTGGAAAGCGCCGACTTTTTCGACGAGCAGCGTTTTCCGCTGATCCGTTTTGTAAGCACGGCGGTCACTCCTTCCGGCGAGGGGTACGAGGTGACCGGCAATCTGACCCTTAAGGGAGTGACCAGACCCGTGACGTTCATGCTGGGGGGGCTGGACAGAAGCATTACCGACCCGTGGGGCAATGTGCGCAGGGGCGGGGTGGCAACATTGACCATTGACAGGCGCGATTATGACGTGCGCTGGAATGCTCCGCTGGACGGCGGCGGGCTGCTGATAGGCAATGATGTTGATATCATTGTTGATTTTGAAGTGCTTGAGCCGCGCTGA
- a CDS encoding methyl-accepting chemotaxis protein, with protein sequence MLKNLGLTWKIMIILVVVVPAMLGLTLYMTGSFTEHMERTAREQSLETAYRYAGKIDADMSLAMHSARAFARLAESMMGHEGRPTREALRDSMENFLRDHTNLLGMFATFEPDVFDGMDSMYRGATYHNKDGRFVPWVHYEGGVIKTIPSVGYDVDDADGAWYHLPRKTGKEIIMEPWAYEIGGEFVMMVDMLVPLRRNGRFAGVVGIDYPMGTIDEFVKDIKMFDTGYAFLLSATGTYVAHPQNQLVTDKANIFSQPQTEAELRAGLKRVQQGEDFSITVERDGKRHLLTFVPIFIGRADTPFILGLDVPVAEVLAAAYGMRNNALMIGGVTAVFILLIILYISRVISRPIQETVRAVEGIASGNLGTRLPADSKDEVGRMQASVNHMAEELARNMGEIKTQQAAAEEKTRVAEQAMQDAQEARRQAEEARREGMLMAAGRLEQIVAHLSSASEEISAQSNEIRHGSEIQRDRIASTATAMEEMNATVLEVARNAGETADQTNASRASALEGAQVVTESVAAMNSIKTNADALKENMAALGTQAQSIGAIMTVIEDIADQTNLLALNAAIEAARAGDAGRGFAVVADEVRKLAEKTMGATKEVGQSIKAIQQAARQNMEAMEATVERIGHATTLSQRSGEVLHAIVAAVEQSADRVQSIATAAEQQSATSEEINSAVEEINQITLDTAQAVNEAAIAAEELARQAQELSAIIDDMKNQG encoded by the coding sequence ATGCTTAAGAATCTTGGACTGACATGGAAGATCATGATCATACTGGTCGTGGTCGTTCCGGCAATGCTCGGTCTGACACTGTACATGACAGGGTCTTTTACCGAGCATATGGAGCGGACAGCCCGTGAACAGAGCCTGGAAACGGCTTACAGGTATGCGGGAAAAATTGATGCCGACATGAGTCTGGCCATGCATTCGGCCAGAGCGTTTGCCCGGCTTGCGGAAAGTATGATGGGGCACGAAGGGCGCCCCACGCGTGAAGCGCTGCGTGACAGCATGGAAAACTTTCTGCGCGACCATACCAACCTGCTGGGTATGTTCGCAACGTTCGAGCCGGATGTCTTTGACGGCATGGACAGCATGTACCGCGGGGCCACATATCACAACAAGGACGGCCGGTTCGTGCCGTGGGTTCACTATGAGGGCGGCGTCATAAAGACCATTCCCAGCGTGGGGTATGATGTGGATGACGCAGACGGTGCATGGTATCATCTGCCGCGCAAAACCGGCAAAGAAATCATAATGGAGCCGTGGGCCTACGAAATAGGCGGCGAGTTTGTCATGATGGTGGACATGCTGGTACCCCTGCGCAGGAACGGGCGGTTTGCCGGTGTGGTCGGTATTGACTATCCGATGGGCACCATCGATGAATTCGTGAAAGACATTAAAATGTTCGATACCGGTTATGCTTTTCTGCTTTCCGCCACGGGCACGTACGTGGCGCATCCGCAGAACCAGCTGGTGACTGACAAGGCGAATATATTCAGCCAGCCGCAGACAGAAGCCGAGCTGCGCGCCGGTCTCAAGCGGGTGCAGCAGGGCGAGGATTTTTCCATCACCGTTGAGCGTGACGGTAAACGTCACCTGCTTACTTTTGTACCCATTTTCATAGGCCGGGCCGACACGCCGTTTATTCTGGGTCTTGACGTACCCGTGGCCGAGGTGCTGGCCGCAGCGTACGGCATGCGTAATAACGCGCTGATGATCGGCGGTGTGACGGCAGTCTTCATTCTGTTGATCATTCTGTACATATCGCGGGTTATCAGCAGACCCATTCAGGAAACCGTGCGTGCGGTGGAGGGGATAGCCTCGGGCAACCTCGGTACGCGGCTGCCTGCGGATTCGAAAGATGAAGTGGGACGCATGCAGGCTTCGGTTAATCATATGGCCGAAGAACTGGCGCGCAACATGGGTGAAATCAAGACGCAGCAGGCAGCTGCCGAAGAAAAGACGCGTGTGGCGGAACAGGCCATGCAGGATGCGCAGGAGGCCCGCAGGCAGGCGGAGGAAGCACGTCGGGAAGGCATGCTGATGGCCGCCGGCCGTCTGGAGCAGATTGTGGCGCATCTTTCCAGTGCTTCGGAAGAAATCTCGGCTCAGTCCAATGAAATACGGCATGGTTCCGAGATTCAGCGGGACCGCATAGCCTCTACGGCCACGGCCATGGAGGAAATGAATGCCACGGTGCTTGAGGTGGCCAGAAACGCCGGTGAAACAGCGGACCAGACCAATGCCTCGCGCGCCAGCGCACTGGAAGGGGCGCAGGTGGTCACAGAATCTGTGGCAGCCATGAACAGTATCAAGACCAATGCCGATGCCCTGAAGGAAAACATGGCGGCACTGGGCACGCAGGCCCAGTCCATCGGGGCCATTATGACGGTCATCGAGGATATAGCCGACCAGACCAATCTGCTGGCGCTGAACGCAGCCATCGAAGCCGCCCGTGCCGGTGACGCCGGACGGGGTTTCGCCGTGGTGGCCGACGAAGTGCGCAAGCTGGCGGAGAAAACCATGGGCGCCACCAAGGAGGTCGGCCAGTCCATCAAGGCTATTCAGCAGGCCGCGCGGCAGAATATGGAAGCCATGGAAGCCACGGTGGAACGCATCGGTCATGCCACCACGCTGTCACAGCGTTCAGGTGAGGTGCTGCATGCCATTGTCGCCGCAGTGGAACAGTCAGCCGACAGGGTGCAGAGCATTGCCACGGCAGCCGAACAGCAGTCGGCAACGTCCGAGGAGATAAACAGCGCGGTCGAGGAAATAAACCAGATAACACTGGACACCGCGCAGGCTGTGAACGAAGCGGCCATTGCCGCTGAAGAGCTGGCCCGTCAGGCACAGGAGCTCAGTGCCATCATCGACGACATGAAAAATCAGGGATAA
- a CDS encoding class I SAM-dependent methyltransferase: MSDEQDWLPGGNGYDDLRINLPAAYSRQDEAYKSAKKNTVRKSFLRNKLSFFTTALLQKTRYMEPLVMCGFVKKWFTDFEDYWRNALNGRPLYIADFHALRHAYRLKVQNPADYRWDSPDLHLANWQKPHNIYSTFSYVYGLALRPIRAYKAFRHLSAGMRALEFGCSLAPYYRTWKNYYNHIPVSWTLTDIANFPFHYARHLYMRDDAVTDMPVISPEKFDQPLEDGKVYDFIVITTVFEHLHKPLTIARHLLDHLAPGGIFVFDYILSGEATELDTPGGVKERTETLQFLSENLTILSGSLDNINESVGLCIGQKKDGIAP; this comes from the coding sequence ATGTCAGATGAACAGGACTGGCTGCCGGGCGGCAACGGCTATGACGACCTCAGAATAAATCTTCCTGCAGCTTACAGCAGACAGGATGAAGCATATAAGTCGGCCAAAAAGAACACTGTCCGAAAATCCTTTCTGCGCAACAAGCTGTCTTTTTTTACGACAGCACTGCTGCAAAAGACCCGGTACATGGAACCGCTTGTCATGTGCGGTTTTGTAAAAAAATGGTTCACGGACTTTGAGGACTACTGGCGCAATGCCCTTAACGGCCGTCCCCTTTATATTGCCGATTTTCACGCCCTGCGTCACGCATACAGGCTGAAAGTCCAGAATCCTGCGGATTACCGATGGGACAGTCCTGACCTGCACCTTGCCAACTGGCAGAAGCCGCACAACATATACTCCACATTTTCTTACGTTTACGGGCTCGCATTGCGCCCCATACGCGCCTACAAAGCCTTCAGGCACCTGTCTGCGGGCATGCGCGCTCTTGAATTCGGCTGCTCACTCGCTCCGTACTACCGCACATGGAAAAACTATTATAACCATATCCCAGTATCATGGACACTTACGGATATCGCCAACTTTCCTTTCCATTATGCGCGCCATTTATACATGCGGGACGACGCCGTCACCGACATGCCGGTAATCTCTCCCGAAAAATTCGATCAGCCGCTTGAGGACGGAAAAGTCTACGACTTCATTGTCATCACCACTGTTTTTGAGCACCTGCACAAACCCCTGACCATTGCCAGACATCTGCTGGACCATCTGGCGCCGGGCGGCATTTTTGTTTTTGATTATATTCTCTCCGGTGAGGCGACAGAACTGGACACACCGGGCGGTGTCAAAGAACGGACAGAAACGCTTCAATTTCTGTCCGAAAACCTGACAATACTCTCCGGTTCACTTGACAACATCAATGAATCAGTAGGGCTGTGCATCGGACAGAAAAAAGACGGGATAGCACCGTAG
- a CDS encoding methyl-accepting chemotaxis protein, with the protein MLKHLGLKWKIMVILAVVVPVILGLTWYLTGTFMKLMERTAGEQSFEIAYRYANKIDADMSLAMHSARSVARLTETMMGHEGRFTREALRDGMENFLRDHPNLLSIYAAFEPDALDGADSRYMNSPYHNSDGRFVPWVHYQGGAIVTEPCTGYEKDNADSVWYHLPRKTGSEVVMEPWAYDLGGEKVLMVEMVVPLRKNGSFAGVIGVGLPMGTIDRFVREITVFGSGYGFLISAAGTYVAHPQTDLVENKVNIFEQKDVSPELRAGLRKVLEGGDFSLKTEEDGAPFLLTFVPVFIGRAETPYIFGIKVPLNEVLAGAFSMRNYALLAGCGATILILLLILYVARVISLPINATVHAVEQISSGDFSVRLPADSRDEVGRMQVAVNDMAAELARNMDEIRRQQTAAEEKTKLAEEATQQAYEARRQAEQARREGTLQAARQLEEIVAHLSVASEEISVQSREIRQGSEVQRERIASTATAMEEMNATVLEVARNAGETADQAKTSRDNAMEGAGVVNQTMEAMQAIKRNADGLSLNMNRLGEQAQSIGTIMNVIEDIADQTNLLALNAAIEAARAGDAGRGFAVVADEVRKLAEKTMGATKEVGDSIRAIQQAASQNVHAMESTVEHIDAATRLSSRSGEVLAAIVSGVEQSADRVQSIATAAEQQSATSEEINRAVEEINQITLETARAVGEATVAAEELARQAQQLSMIVEEMKSQE; encoded by the coding sequence ATGCTGAAGCATCTTGGTTTGAAATGGAAAATAATGGTTATTCTGGCGGTGGTAGTTCCGGTGATACTGGGGCTGACATGGTACCTGACCGGAACATTTATGAAGCTGATGGAACGGACAGCCGGTGAGCAGAGTTTTGAAATTGCTTACCGTTATGCCAATAAAATAGACGCAGACATGAGCCTTGCCATGCATTCGGCACGGTCCGTGGCGCGTCTGACAGAGACCATGATGGGGCATGAGGGGCGTTTTACCCGCGAAGCCCTGCGTGACGGCATGGAAAATTTTCTGCGGGATCATCCCAACCTGCTGAGCATCTACGCCGCCTTTGAGCCCGATGCGCTGGACGGTGCCGACTCCCGTTACATGAACAGTCCGTATCATAACAGCGACGGGCGCTTTGTGCCCTGGGTGCACTATCAGGGCGGGGCCATAGTGACGGAACCGTGTACCGGATACGAAAAAGATAACGCCGACAGTGTCTGGTATCATCTGCCGCGCAAGACGGGCTCAGAAGTGGTTATGGAGCCGTGGGCGTATGATCTGGGCGGAGAAAAAGTGCTGATGGTCGAAATGGTGGTGCCGCTCAGGAAAAACGGCAGCTTTGCAGGGGTAATTGGTGTGGGGCTTCCTATGGGCACCATTGACCGTTTTGTGCGCGAAATAACCGTGTTCGGCTCCGGGTATGGTTTTCTTATTTCCGCCGCGGGCACATATGTGGCGCATCCTCAGACGGATCTTGTTGAAAACAAAGTAAATATTTTTGAGCAAAAAGATGTATCGCCTGAACTCAGGGCCGGGCTGCGCAAGGTTCTGGAGGGCGGCGATTTTTCTCTGAAGACGGAGGAGGACGGGGCGCCGTTTCTGCTTACCTTTGTGCCGGTGTTCATAGGCAGGGCCGAAACGCCGTATATCTTCGGCATTAAAGTCCCGCTCAATGAAGTGTTGGCGGGGGCTTTCTCCATGCGCAACTATGCCCTGCTGGCCGGTTGCGGCGCCACCATACTTATTCTGCTGCTCATCCTGTATGTCGCGCGCGTCATTTCGTTGCCCATCAATGCAACGGTGCATGCCGTGGAACAGATATCTTCGGGAGACTTTTCTGTCCGGCTGCCTGCGGATTCGAGAGATGAAGTGGGCAGAATGCAGGTGGCCGTCAATGACATGGCTGCCGAGCTTGCGCGGAACATGGATGAAATACGCAGGCAGCAGACCGCTGCGGAAGAAAAGACCAAGCTTGCTGAAGAAGCGACGCAGCAGGCGTATGAAGCCCGCAGACAGGCGGAGCAGGCCCGCCGGGAAGGCACACTGCAGGCCGCGCGTCAGCTTGAGGAGATTGTCGCGCATCTGTCTGTGGCGTCAGAGGAAATATCTGTTCAGTCGCGCGAAATCAGACAGGGGTCTGAGGTGCAGCGCGAGCGCATAGCCTCGACAGCCACTGCCATGGAAGAAATGAACGCCACAGTGCTTGAGGTGGCAAGGAACGCGGGCGAAACCGCTGATCAGGCCAAAACTTCGCGCGATAATGCAATGGAAGGAGCCGGAGTGGTCAACCAGACCATGGAGGCCATGCAGGCCATCAAGCGCAATGCGGACGGATTGAGCCTGAATATGAACCGGCTGGGCGAACAGGCGCAGTCCATCGGTACCATTATGAACGTTATCGAAGATATAGCCGACCAGACAAACCTGCTGGCGCTGAACGCCGCCATAGAAGCCGCCCGCGCGGGCGATGCCGGACGCGGGTTTGCCGTGGTGGCGGACGAGGTGCGCAAGCTGGCGGAAAAAACCATGGGGGCCACCAAGGAAGTGGGGGACTCCATACGGGCCATCCAGCAGGCTGCCAGCCAGAACGTGCATGCCATGGAATCAACCGTGGAACATATAGATGCGGCCACCAGACTGTCTTCGCGTTCGGGTGAGGTGCTGGCGGCCATCGTAAGCGGTGTTGAACAGTCTGCGGACAGGGTGCAGAGCATCGCAACCGCCGCGGAACAGCAGTCCGCCACATCGGAAGAGATAAACCGTGCAGTTGAGGAGATTAACCAGATTACGCTGGAAACAGCGCGCGCGGTGGGAGAAGCCACGGTTGCCGCCGAAGAGCTGGCCCGTCAGGCGCAGCAGCTCAGCATGATTGTGGAAGAAATGAAAAGTCAGGAATAG